A stretch of the Amycolatopsis sp. BJA-103 genome encodes the following:
- a CDS encoding ACP S-malonyltransferase gives MTAAVLAPGQGSQAPGMLSPWLELDGARARVEAWSERAGLDLVRLGTEADAEEIQDTAITQPLIVALSLLAFEYVQREAPIAADAPVAGHSVGELAAAAIAGVLSAEDAVALAAVRGSEMAKACALEPTSMAAVMLGDPEQVVAWLEGQGLAAANRNGAGQIVASGAVGAIEKIVAEPLEGTKVRALKVAGAFHTSYMAPAREALAAHAAKITPADPTRPLLSNADGQVVTSGAEYLDRLVKQVTSPVRWDLTMDGLVSAGVTSTLELPPAGTLTGLVKRQLKGTVTTTIALKTPAELAKLQGQEDAS, from the coding sequence GTGACAGCAGCAGTCCTCGCCCCCGGTCAGGGTTCCCAAGCCCCAGGCATGCTCTCCCCTTGGCTCGAGCTCGACGGCGCCCGCGCGCGCGTCGAAGCCTGGTCCGAGCGGGCCGGTCTCGATCTCGTCCGCCTCGGCACCGAAGCGGACGCCGAAGAGATCCAGGACACCGCGATCACGCAGCCGCTGATCGTGGCGCTGTCGCTGCTGGCGTTCGAATACGTGCAGCGCGAGGCCCCGATCGCGGCGGACGCGCCGGTCGCCGGACACTCCGTCGGTGAGCTGGCCGCGGCCGCCATCGCCGGGGTGCTGAGCGCCGAGGACGCGGTCGCGCTGGCCGCCGTCCGCGGCTCGGAGATGGCGAAGGCATGCGCGCTGGAGCCCACGAGCATGGCCGCGGTCATGCTCGGCGACCCGGAGCAGGTCGTCGCGTGGCTCGAAGGCCAGGGCCTCGCCGCGGCGAACCGCAACGGTGCCGGCCAGATCGTCGCTTCCGGCGCCGTCGGCGCGATCGAGAAGATCGTGGCCGAGCCGCTGGAGGGCACCAAGGTCCGCGCGCTCAAGGTCGCGGGCGCGTTCCACACGTCCTACATGGCACCCGCGCGTGAAGCGCTGGCCGCCCACGCTGCGAAGATCACCCCGGCGGACCCGACGCGTCCGCTGCTGTCGAACGCCGACGGCCAGGTCGTCACCAGCGGGGCCGAATACCTCGACCGGCTGGTCAAGCAGGTCACGAGCCCGGTGCGCTGGGACCTGACCATGGACGGTCTGGTCTCCGCGGGCGTCACCTCGACGCTCGAACTGCCGCCGGCGGGCACGCTGACCGGACTGGTCAAGCGACAGCTCAAGGGAACCGTGACCACCACCATCGCGCTGAAGACGCCGGCCGAGCTGGCGAAGCTTCAGGGGCAGGAGGACGCTTCGTGA
- a CDS encoding HAD-IC family P-type ATPase produces the protein MAIDQPALLTDASRGLSSEEVARRVAAGQTNAVSTKTSRTTGEIIRANVFTRINAIYGVLFVLILSTGYFIDGLFGGLIIVNSAVGIIQELRAKRTLERLAIVGQAKPTVRRDGQSAEIAPEDVVLGDLVELGPGDKIVVDGPALTAEALEVDESLLTGESDPVVKQPGDKVLSGSFVVAGSGTYRADIIGNESYAAKLAAEASKFTLVKSELRQGIDKILKFITYLLVPAGALTIYNQLAGDQAWPDALRGMVAALVPMVPEGLVLMTSVALAVGVIRLGKRQCLVQELPAIEGLARVDVVCADKTGTLTENAMRLSEVREITPGHPVDDALAALAAADPRPNASLQAIAEAHRTDPGWRISTTMPFSSARKWSGASFDGDGDWVLGAADVLLPEGEHRAEAEKIGSRGLRVLLLGRAERAVDAAEGPGDIEPVALVVLEQKVRPDAKDTLDFFAHQDVAVKVISGDNAISVGAVAGTLDLPGADKPVDARKLPDDAEKLADTVEERAVFGRVTPLQKRAMVGALQSKGHTVAMTGDGVNDVLALKDADIGVAMGAGSPATRAVAQIVLLDDKFATLPYVVAEGRRVIGNIERVSNLFLTKTVYSVLLALMVGIAQVPFPFLPRHITITAWFTIGLPAFVLSLAPNNERARSGFVGRVMRMAVPAGLVIATATFVSYLLVYKGSGQSELDKIQAGTTALITLITIALWVLGIVARPYRWWKILLIGGMVVLTLALFLIPFTQKFFALDPSVSAYTVSAFACAGVGIVLVEAAWWIGRHLVKRSEA, from the coding sequence ATGGCAATTGATCAGCCGGCCCTGCTGACCGACGCCTCGAGGGGGCTCTCCAGCGAAGAGGTCGCCCGGCGGGTGGCCGCGGGCCAGACCAACGCGGTCTCGACGAAGACCAGCCGGACCACCGGCGAGATCATCCGCGCGAACGTCTTCACCCGGATCAACGCGATCTACGGTGTGCTGTTCGTGCTCATCCTGTCGACCGGGTACTTCATCGACGGGCTGTTCGGCGGACTGATCATCGTCAACAGCGCGGTCGGCATCATCCAGGAACTCCGGGCGAAACGGACCCTGGAACGGCTCGCCATCGTGGGACAGGCGAAGCCGACCGTCCGCCGTGACGGGCAGAGCGCCGAGATCGCCCCGGAAGACGTCGTCCTCGGTGACCTCGTCGAACTGGGACCGGGCGACAAGATCGTCGTCGACGGCCCGGCACTGACGGCCGAAGCGCTGGAAGTCGACGAGTCGCTGCTGACCGGGGAATCCGATCCGGTGGTCAAGCAGCCGGGCGACAAGGTGCTTTCGGGCAGCTTCGTCGTCGCGGGCAGCGGCACCTACCGCGCGGACATCATCGGCAACGAGTCCTACGCCGCGAAACTGGCCGCGGAGGCCAGCAAGTTCACCCTGGTGAAGTCGGAACTGCGGCAGGGCATCGACAAGATCCTCAAGTTCATCACCTACCTGCTCGTCCCGGCGGGCGCGCTGACCATCTACAACCAGCTCGCGGGCGACCAGGCGTGGCCGGACGCGCTGCGCGGCATGGTCGCGGCGCTCGTGCCGATGGTGCCCGAAGGCCTGGTGCTGATGACCAGTGTCGCGCTGGCGGTCGGCGTCATCCGGCTCGGCAAGCGCCAGTGCCTGGTGCAGGAACTCCCGGCGATCGAAGGACTCGCCCGCGTCGACGTGGTGTGCGCGGACAAGACCGGCACGCTCACCGAGAACGCGATGCGGCTCTCCGAGGTCCGCGAGATCACGCCGGGCCACCCGGTGGACGACGCGCTGGCCGCGCTCGCCGCCGCCGACCCGCGCCCGAACGCGAGCCTGCAGGCGATCGCGGAGGCGCACCGGACCGATCCGGGCTGGCGGATCTCCACGACCATGCCGTTCTCCTCGGCGCGCAAGTGGAGCGGTGCGTCGTTCGACGGCGACGGCGACTGGGTGCTCGGCGCCGCCGACGTCCTGCTGCCCGAGGGAGAGCACCGTGCGGAGGCCGAGAAGATCGGCTCGCGCGGTCTGCGCGTCCTGCTGCTGGGCCGTGCCGAGCGGGCCGTCGATGCCGCCGAAGGCCCCGGTGACATCGAACCGGTGGCGCTCGTGGTGCTGGAGCAGAAGGTCCGCCCGGACGCCAAGGACACCCTGGACTTCTTCGCGCACCAGGACGTCGCGGTCAAGGTCATCTCCGGCGACAACGCCATCTCGGTGGGCGCGGTCGCGGGCACCCTCGACCTGCCCGGCGCGGACAAGCCCGTCGACGCGCGGAAACTGCCCGACGACGCCGAGAAGCTGGCCGACACCGTGGAGGAACGCGCCGTCTTCGGCCGCGTGACGCCGCTGCAGAAACGCGCGATGGTCGGCGCGCTGCAGTCGAAGGGCCACACCGTCGCGATGACCGGCGACGGCGTGAACGACGTCCTCGCGCTGAAGGACGCGGACATCGGCGTCGCCATGGGCGCCGGCAGCCCGGCCACCCGCGCGGTCGCGCAGATCGTGCTGCTGGACGACAAGTTCGCCACCCTGCCGTACGTCGTCGCCGAAGGGCGGCGGGTGATCGGCAACATCGAGCGCGTCTCGAACCTGTTCCTCACCAAGACGGTCTACTCGGTGCTGCTGGCGCTGATGGTCGGCATCGCGCAGGTGCCGTTCCCGTTCCTGCCGCGGCACATCACGATCACCGCGTGGTTCACGATCGGCCTCCCCGCCTTCGTGCTCTCGCTGGCGCCGAACAACGAGCGCGCCCGTAGCGGCTTCGTCGGCAGGGTGATGCGGATGGCCGTCCCGGCCGGGCTGGTCATCGCCACGGCGACGTTCGTGAGTTACCTGCTGGTGTACAAGGGATCCGGACAGTCCGAACTGGACAAGATCCAGGCGGGGACGACCGCGCTGATCACGCTCATCACGATCGCGCTGTGGGTGCTCGGGATCGTCGCGCGGCCGTACCGGTGGTGGAAGATCCTGCTGATCGGCGGGATGGTCGTGCTGACGCTCGCGTTGTTCCTGATCCCGTTCACGCAGAAGTTCTTCGCGCTGGACCCGAGCGTGAGCGCGTACACGGTCTCGGCGTTCGCCTGCGCCGGGGTGGGGATCGTGCTGGTGGAGGCCGCCTGGTGGATCGGCCGTCACCTGGTGAAGCGCTCGGAAGCCTGA
- a CDS encoding acyl carrier protein — protein sequence MADNAEILAGLAEIVEEVAGVAQDDVTAEKSFVDDLDIDSLSMVEIAVQAEDKFGVKIPDDELANLKTVGDAVNYVSANSK from the coding sequence GTGGCAGACAACGCAGAGATCCTCGCCGGCCTCGCCGAGATCGTCGAAGAGGTCGCCGGTGTGGCGCAGGACGACGTGACCGCCGAGAAGTCCTTCGTGGACGACCTCGACATCGACTCGCTGTCCATGGTGGAGATCGCTGTTCAGGCCGAGGACAAGTTCGGCGTCAAGATCCCGGACGACGAGCTCGCGAACCTGAAGACCGTTGGCGACGCGGTGAACTACGTGTCGGCCAACTCCAAGTAA
- a CDS encoding beta-ketoacyl-ACP synthase III gives MTDRSTLRQAQGAAGTRILGVGSFQPEKIVTNDDLSKIMDTNDQWIRERVGIVERRFAEKDESLVDMAVKAGTAALADAGVDPSEVDTVILPNCTMPTQIPNAAAQVADRIGITHPAAFDLNAACAGFCYGLGVASDLIRAGSAKKALVIGAEKLTDHVDPVDRANAIIFADGAGAAVVGAADTAQIGPVAWGSAGEHVDLIYMRDDKWIYQEGQSVFRWATTQIAPIALHALELSGLEPSDVDVLIPHQANLRIVEAIAKKLRAKGAREDMVVADDIKYSGNTSSASIPLALDHMRKAGTAKQGDVVLAVGFGAGLSYAGQAFICP, from the coding sequence GTGACCGACCGATCCACCTTGCGGCAGGCGCAGGGCGCCGCCGGGACCCGCATCCTCGGTGTCGGGAGCTTCCAGCCCGAGAAGATCGTGACCAACGACGATCTCTCGAAGATCATGGACACCAACGACCAGTGGATCCGTGAGCGGGTCGGCATCGTCGAGCGCCGGTTCGCCGAGAAGGACGAGTCGCTGGTCGACATGGCGGTCAAGGCGGGCACCGCCGCGCTCGCCGACGCGGGGGTGGATCCGTCCGAAGTGGACACGGTCATCCTGCCGAACTGCACGATGCCCACCCAGATCCCGAACGCCGCCGCCCAGGTGGCCGACCGGATCGGCATCACGCACCCCGCCGCGTTCGACCTCAACGCCGCCTGCGCCGGCTTCTGCTACGGCCTCGGTGTCGCGTCGGACCTCATCCGGGCCGGCAGCGCGAAGAAGGCGCTCGTCATCGGAGCCGAGAAGCTCACCGACCACGTCGACCCGGTCGACCGCGCGAACGCGATCATCTTCGCCGACGGCGCGGGCGCCGCGGTGGTCGGCGCGGCCGACACGGCGCAGATCGGCCCGGTCGCCTGGGGCAGCGCCGGTGAGCACGTCGACCTCATCTACATGCGCGACGACAAGTGGATCTACCAGGAAGGCCAGTCGGTCTTCCGGTGGGCGACCACGCAGATCGCGCCGATCGCCTTGCACGCGCTGGAACTGTCCGGGCTCGAACCGTCCGATGTGGACGTCCTGATCCCGCACCAGGCCAACCTGCGCATCGTCGAAGCCATCGCCAAGAAGCTGCGGGCCAAGGGCGCCCGCGAGGACATGGTCGTGGCCGACGACATCAAGTACTCGGGCAACACCTCGTCCGCGTCCATCCCCCTCGCGCTGGACCACATGCGCAAGGCGGGCACCGCGAAGCAGGGCGACGTCGTACTCGCCGTCGGCTTCGGGGCCGGACTCTCCTACGCGGGCCAGGCCTTCATCTGCCCGTGA
- a CDS encoding beta-ketoacyl-[acyl-carrier-protein] synthase family protein — MSNIDVVITGMGATTPLGGDVASTWDGLLAGASGIRRIEADWVDELELPVKIGAMLAVDPSEVLPRVQARRLDRCEQVAIIAARQAWADAGFEQPTDEHQDVEPERLGVTIGTGVGGPVTLISQNDLLHKQGLRKVSPLTVPMLMPNGPAAHVGIDLKARAGVHSPASACASGAEGIAAGYEMIRSGRADVVVAGGAESCIHPITLAGFAQARTVSTRNDDPTKASRPFDVNRDGFVLGEGSGVVILERADRAKARNARIYAQLSGYGITSDAYHITGNHPEGLGQIAAMRQAMTMAGVSPADVGHVNAHATSTVVGDVGEAAAIRNAVGEHVVVTAPKGALGHLVGGAGAVEGIATILAIYHGLIPATLNLEDLDPKVQLDVVSGEARKIELGAAISNSFGFGGHNTALLFTPAA; from the coding sequence ATGAGCAACATCGACGTCGTGATCACCGGGATGGGCGCGACCACGCCGCTCGGCGGGGACGTCGCGTCCACGTGGGACGGCCTGCTCGCCGGGGCGAGCGGGATCCGCCGCATCGAAGCCGACTGGGTCGACGAACTCGAGCTGCCGGTGAAGATCGGCGCCATGCTCGCCGTCGACCCGTCCGAAGTCCTGCCGCGGGTCCAGGCCCGGCGGCTGGACCGCTGCGAGCAGGTGGCGATCATCGCCGCCCGTCAGGCCTGGGCCGACGCGGGCTTCGAACAGCCGACCGATGAGCATCAGGATGTGGAACCCGAGCGCCTCGGGGTGACCATCGGTACCGGTGTCGGCGGTCCGGTCACCCTGATCTCCCAGAACGACCTTCTGCACAAGCAGGGACTCCGCAAGGTCTCCCCGCTGACCGTGCCGATGCTGATGCCGAACGGCCCCGCCGCACACGTCGGGATCGACCTGAAGGCCCGCGCCGGCGTGCACTCGCCCGCGTCGGCCTGCGCGTCGGGCGCGGAAGGCATCGCCGCCGGCTACGAGATGATCCGCTCGGGCCGCGCCGATGTCGTGGTCGCCGGTGGTGCCGAATCGTGCATCCACCCGATCACCCTCGCCGGTTTCGCCCAGGCGCGGACGGTGTCCACCCGCAACGACGACCCGACGAAGGCGTCCCGGCCGTTCGACGTGAACCGTGACGGTTTCGTCCTCGGCGAGGGCTCCGGTGTCGTGATCCTGGAGCGGGCGGACCGCGCCAAGGCCCGCAACGCGCGGATCTACGCGCAGCTGAGCGGGTACGGGATCACTTCGGACGCCTATCACATCACGGGCAACCACCCGGAGGGCCTCGGCCAGATCGCCGCCATGCGGCAGGCGATGACGATGGCCGGGGTCTCCCCTGCCGACGTCGGCCACGTCAACGCGCACGCGACCTCCACGGTCGTCGGCGACGTCGGCGAGGCCGCGGCGATCCGCAACGCCGTCGGCGAGCACGTCGTGGTGACCGCGCCCAAGGGCGCGCTCGGCCACCTGGTCGGCGGGGCCGGCGCGGTCGAGGGCATCGCCACGATCCTGGCGATCTACCACGGCCTCATCCCGGCGACGCTGAACCTCGAGGACCTGGATCCGAAGGTGCAGCTCGACGTCGTCTCCGGTGAGGCGCGCAAGATCGAGCTGGGCGCGGCGATCAGCAACTCGTTCGGTTTCGGCGGGCACAACACGGCACTGCTGTTCACCCCGGCTGCCTGA
- a CDS encoding DUF3145 domain-containing protein, translating to MSTRGNTRGVVYVHSSPSAVCPHVEWAISGTLGARVELKWTAQPASPGQLRAECGWRAPSGTGGKLASALKAWPMIRFEVTEEPSAGVDGERFCFAPGLGLWHGRTSANGDIVVGEDQLRALVSKVRAGESLAHKLDELLAANWDEALEPYRHAGDGAPVTWLHQVG from the coding sequence GTGAGCACCCGTGGCAACACCCGTGGCGTGGTGTACGTCCACTCGTCGCCGTCTGCGGTCTGTCCGCACGTCGAGTGGGCTATTTCGGGCACCCTGGGTGCCCGAGTCGAGTTGAAGTGGACGGCGCAGCCCGCCAGTCCAGGACAGCTCCGCGCCGAATGTGGTTGGCGTGCGCCTTCGGGCACCGGCGGAAAGCTGGCGTCCGCGCTCAAGGCGTGGCCGATGATCCGGTTCGAAGTCACCGAAGAGCCCAGTGCGGGGGTCGACGGCGAGAGGTTCTGTTTCGCTCCGGGCCTCGGCCTGTGGCACGGCAGGACCAGTGCCAACGGCGACATCGTCGTGGGCGAAGACCAGCTGCGCGCGCTCGTGAGCAAGGTGCGTGCCGGCGAATCCTTGGCACACAAGCTCGACGAGCTCCTCGCCGCCAATTGGGACGAAGCGCTCGAACCGTACCGGCACGCCGGTGACGGTGCTCCGGTCACCTGGCTGCACCAGGTCGGGTAG